The DNA segment CCTTAAACCGATCGAGGTCCACCATCAGCAGTGCGCAACGCGTGCGCCAATGCTGTGCGTATTCCAACGCGTCGCCCAACGCTTCGGTAAGCATCAAGCGGTTTGGCAGCGAAGTGAGCGTATCGTAGCGGGCAAGATACGCGATCTTTTCGCTCGACTCGCGCTGTTCCGTCACATCCGAGCCAACGCCGCGGAATCCAACAAACTTGCCGCGTTCGTCGCGGATCGGTGTGCCGGACAATTCCCACCAACGATCAGCGCCATGGATTGAAACTTGGACAATCAAGTTTGAGAAGTTCTCGCGATTGCGCAACCGCTCTGCCAAATCGTGCAAGCTGGCTGGGAAATTGCCGCTTTCCCAATGGGCACCCGCGATCAATTCAAGCAAAGGTTGCCCTTCGACATCACGGTCCGACATATTCAATGCAAATGCAAAGCGCGGGCTAACCGAACGCAAGCGCCGCTGAGGATCAATTTCCCACAGCCAGTCTGCCTCGTTCTCTTCAAATTCTCGTAGAAGCAGTGAGACGACTTCTTCTTTTTCCGCAACGCCGTCCTCGGCAAGTCTAGCGGTCAAATACATGCGTGCGACCTGAACCGTGCCCAGAAACGTCGCGAGGGTGAAAAGAGTAACTGCACCTGCAACAAACCATTGCTGCGTCAAAACCGGCTGCACGATCCCTGCCGCGCCAACGATTGCGGTAAAGATCATAATGCTGATCGGTGACGTGGTGTAGAAATACACCGAACACGCCACCAACAACATTACCACCAGCAACAATGCCATCGCTTCTTCGACAGTGCCCAGCGGGGAAAAGACAACTAGCGGCACCGCCCACAACAGGCCAGAGAAGACTGATGTCGCGGCGTGTTGCCAACGTTCTGAAATCGAAACAGGACGACGATCGGCATCGGCCAACCGGCGATCCACCATCGCGCCGCGAATATGGACAAAGGCAAGCGCGGCGATCCATCCGCCCACCCAAATCGGCCCAGCCGACGCGAGATACATCTGCGCGACGAAAACACTAAGCAATGCGTGGACGTAGGCCCGATTGAACGTCAATTTTGCGAGCGCAGCGTATTGCAGACCACGCAGGCGCGCCCAATCGATATCCCCTTTACTCGACAGACCAAGCACCGCCAGAATTGGCAGATTTTGCTCGATCGACCGTTCGGGGGATGAAGGAGTATCGTTCACAATGCTTGCAGTTAACGCGAAAAGGTTAGTGGCAAGTAAAGCGCGGCGTTATTTTGCCGTCGGAAACCGTATTGTTGCGATAGGAATGTCCTTAGTGTGGTCTTTATTCAACCGTGACAGATTTCGCGAGATTGCGCGGCTGATCCACATCGGTCCCTTTAACCACAGCGACATGATACGCCAACAATTGCACCGGAATCGCGTAAACCAAAGGCGCGATGAGCGGGTGAACAACGGGCATTTCGATAGTCGCAAGGCATCCTTCGCCTGCCTGCTCTAGCCCTTTTGCATCGGAGATAAGCACCACTTTACCGCCCCGCGCGCGGACTTCTTCCATGTTCGACACGGTTTTTTCAAACAAAGGTCCCGATGGTGCGATCACCACGACGGGAACCTCATCATCGATCAGCGCGATCGGCCCGTGCTTCATCTCGCCGCTGGCGTAACCTTCGGCATGTATATAGCTGATTTCTTTAAGTTTTAGGGCGCCCTCTAGCGCCAAAGGAAAATCCTGACCACGGCCAAGGTAGAGCACGTCGCGCGCCGGCGCGATCAAGGGTGCCATAGCAGCGATGTCGTCATCATGATCAAGCGCCGCGTTCAATGCGGCGGGCGCTTCGAGTAAGTGTGCGACAACGTCCTTTTCCTGCTCCCGCGTGAGCTTGCCTTTGACGACCGCCATATTCGCCGCCAGCGCAGCAAGCACCGCCAATTGACAGGTGAACGCTTTGGTTGATGCAACGCCGATTTCGGGGCCTGCGTGGGTAGGCAGTAGCAAATCTGCCTCACGCGCCATCGAACTGGTCGGGACATTCACCACCACGCCAATGGTCTGACCTTCGGCTTTGCAATGGCGCAACGCGGCCAGTGTGTCGGCCGTCTCTCCGCTTTGGGAGATAAACAAAGCGAGGCCGCCTTCTTCAAGAACAGGTTCACGGTAACGGAATTCCGATGCGACATCGATATCGACCGGGACGCGAGCGAATTGTTCGAACCAGTATTTCGCCA comes from the Erythrobacter sp. Alg231-14 genome and includes:
- a CDS encoding EAL domain-containing protein: MNDTPSSPERSIEQNLPILAVLGLSSKGDIDWARLRGLQYAALAKLTFNRAYVHALLSVFVAQMYLASAGPIWVGGWIAALAFVHIRGAMVDRRLADADRRPVSISERWQHAATSVFSGLLWAVPLVVFSPLGTVEEAMALLLVVMLLVACSVYFYTTSPISIMIFTAIVGAAGIVQPVLTQQWFVAGAVTLFTLATFLGTVQVARMYLTARLAEDGVAEKEEVVSLLLREFEENEADWLWEIDPQRRLRSVSPRFAFALNMSDRDVEGQPLLELIAGAHWESGNFPASLHDLAERLRNRENFSNLIVQVSIHGADRWWELSGTPIRDERGKFVGFRGVGSDVTEQRESSEKIAYLARYDTLTSLPNRLMLTEALGDALEYAQHWRTRCALLMVDLDRFKAVNDSLGHMTGDKMLAQVSARLESLMSDNAMVGRLGGDEFAIVIRDASDLDVLHNLADKVIKSLSEPYLVDHQTLYVGASVGSAIGPRDGKTVEELMRNADLALYRAKDAGGGEHCRFEPVLHASAEERRQLEASLRKALGLDEFVLHYQPVVDARTEEVVSFEALVRWNSSDHGFVSPGKFIPLAEDTRLIVPIGKWVLRQACHEARNWPEDVKVNVNVSPEQLLEPDFHQEVVDALAASGLRPERLEIEVTESIFLRDATIARNALEQAMALGCSIALDDFGTGYSSLGYLRKLRFSTIKVDRSFVQGAGQGSNESLAIINAVVAMAKSMNMTTTAEGVEDADEAELIRNLGCDKIQGFYFGRPMSSEEALRLFSNGKAALRKIA